A region from the Lolium perenne isolate Kyuss_39 chromosome 4, Kyuss_2.0, whole genome shotgun sequence genome encodes:
- the LOC127294209 gene encoding putative pentatricopeptide repeat-containing protein At3g15130: protein MERRKMLADLLRASARSAAIRGGVQLHGALLKLGFGSDTMLSNNLVDMYAKCGKLDMAREVFDRMPERNVVSWTALMVGFLQQGDARECLRLFGAMWRLSEAAPNEFTLSATLKACGVVGDTGAGVIVHGGCVRMGFEGHGVIANSLVLLYSKGGRVGDARRVFDGAASRNLVAWNAMISGYAHAGHGRDALLVFREMQRRRDEEGGQPDEFTFASLLKACSTLGAAREGSQVHAAMAIRGVSTASNAILAGALLDVYVKCRCLPAAMQMFDRLGKKNAIQWTTVIIGHAQEGQVKEALELFGRFWCSGVRADGHIMSSVVGVFADFALVEQGRQVHCYTVKDPTGQDVSVANSLVDMYLKCGLSDEAERRFRETLARNVVSWTTMINGLGKHGHGREAIDMFEEMRAEGVEPDEVAYLALLSACSHSGLVEECRQYFSIIRQDRRLRLRAEHYACMVDLLGRAGELGEAKDLIATMPMAPTVGVWQTLLGACRVHKNVAVGREVGDTLLAMDGDNPANYVMLSNIFAEAREWRECQRVRETMRRRGLKKQGGCSWVEVGKEAHFFYGGGDDMHPRITDLRLMLCDVERKMMEQLGYIPGAITGDGTQLHDVDEESRAESLRAHSERLAVGLWLLHHHEHDHGEVEGKEEVIRVYKNLRVCSDCHEFFKGLSSVVGRTLVVRDANRFHRFQDGACSCKDYW from the coding sequence ATGGAGCGGCGGAAGATGCTCGCGGACCTCCTCCGGGCGAGCGCGAGGAGCGCGGCCATCCGCGGCGGCGTGCAGCTCCACGGCGCGCTGCTCAAGCTCGGCTTCGGCTCGGACACCATGCTGAGCAACAACCTGGTCGACATGTACGCCAAGTGCGGCAAGCTCGACATGGCCCGCGAGGTGTTCGACCGCATGCCCGAAAGGAACGTGGTGTCCTGGACGGCCCTCATGGTGGGCTTCCTGCAGCAGGGGGACGCCAGAGAGTGCCTCCGTCTGTTCGGGGCGATGTGGCGCCTCTCGGAGGCCGCGCCAAACGAGTTCACACTCTCGGCGACCTTGAAGGCGTGCGGTGTGGTCGGTGACACTGGCGCCGGTGTCATCGTGCACGGAGGATGTGTCAGGATGGGGTTCGAGGGGCACGGTGTCATCGCCAACTCGCTGGTGCTTCTGTACTCCAAGGGCGGAAGGGTTGGTGACGCGCGGCGCGTGTTTGATGGTGCGGCGTCCAGGAACCTCGTGGCCTGGAACGCCATGATCTCCGGATACGCGCACGCCGGGCATGGCAGGGACGCGCTGCTTGTCTTTCGGGAGATGCAGCGACGGCGAGACGAGGAGGGTGGTCAGCCCGATGAGTTCACCTTTGCCAGCTTGCTGAAAGCCTGCAGCACCCTTGGCGCGGCTCGCGAGGGCTCACAGGTTCATGCGGCGATGGCGATCCGAGGGGTCTCCACAGCATCCAACGCCATCCTCGCCGGCGCACTCCTGGATGTGTACGTCAAATGCCGGTGTCTGCCTGCGGCGATGCAGATGTTTGATCGACTGGGGAAGAAGAATGCCATCCAGTGGACGACGGTGATCATTGGGCATGCGCAGGAGGGGCAGGTGAAGGAAGCGTTGGAGCTGTTTGGGAGGTTTTGGTGCTCCGGCGTCCGAGCCGATGGGCATATCATGTCCAGTGTCGTCGGCGTATTTGCGGATTTTGCTCTCGTGGAGCAAGGGAGGCAAGTGCACTGCTACACGGTCAAGGACCCGACCGGGCAGGATGTGTCGGTGGCTAACTCCCTGGTAGACATGTACCTCAAGTGCGGGCTGAGCGATGAGGCAGAGCGGCGGTTCAGAGAGACACTAGCAAGGAATGTTGTCTCGTGGACCACAATGATCAATGGCCTTGGGAAGCATGGCCATGGCCGTGAAGCAATCGACATGTTTGAGGAGATGAGAGCTGAAGGCGTTGAGCCTGACGAGGTGGCCTACCTCGCCCTCCTGTCCGCGTGCAGCCACTCTGGCCTTGTTGAAGAATGCCGCCAGTACTTCTCGATAATCCGTCAAGACCGGCGGCTGAGACTGAGAGCAGAACACTACGCATGCATGGTCGATCTGCTTGGCCGTGCTGGAGAGCTTGGCGAGGCCAAGGACCTCATCGCAACAATGCCGATGGCGCCAACCGTTGGTGTGTGGCAAACGCTGCTCGGGGCCTGTAGGGTGCACAAGAACGTCGCCGTGGGCAGGGAGGTGGGCGACACCCTCCTGGCCATGGATGGCGACAACCCGGCAAACTACGTGATGCTGTCGAACATTTTCGCGGAGGCCAGGGAGTGGCGCGAGTGCCAGCGGGTGCGCGAAACCATGCGGCGCCGGGGCCTCAAGAAGCAGGGCGGGTGCAGCTGGGTGGAGGTCGGCAAAGAGGCACACTTCTTTTATGGTGGCGGCGATGACATGCACCCACGCATCACAGACCTCCGCCTCATGCTTTGCGACGTGGAGAGGAAGATGATGGAACAGCTCGGGTATATCCCTGGTGCCATCACCGGCGACGGCACGCAGCTGCATGACGTTGACGAGGAGTCGCGCGCCGAGAGCCTGAGGGCGCACAGTGAGAGGCTGGCCGTGGGGCTGTGGCTGCTGCACCACCATGAGCATGATCATGGCGAGGTGGAGGGCAAGGAGGAGGTGATCAGGGTGTACAAGAACCTGCGGGTGTGCAGCGACTGCCATGAGTTCTTCAAGGGGCTGTCGAGCGTGGTGGGGAGGACGCTGGTAGTTAGAGATGCTAACAGGTTCCACAGGTTCCAGGATGGTGCCTGCTCTTGTAAAGACTACTGGTGA
- the LOC127294207 gene encoding uncharacterized protein — protein sequence MSRLGLLRRSFSSTSTSPPPRSWSPHAAFAAATERVRAGTVCQEEAHNLFDALLQQAIPVPVRSLNGFLAALARAPSYDDRRSGPALAVTLFNRVCRQEAGLRVAPPTVHTYGILMDCCCRAHRPDLGLAFFGRILRIGLKTNQIIVNTFLKCLCDAKHTQEAVNMLMLHRMSELGCVPDVISYNTVLKRLCEDRRSQQALDLLLMLAREGGGCSPDVVSYSTVIHGFFREGDIGKACNLFHEMVQRGVVPSVVTYSSVIDALCKARAMDKAELILWQMAHNGVRPDNVTYNCMIHGYSTAGRWKEAAKMFKEMTSLGLVPDIITCSSFMASLCKHGRSKEAAEIFDSMTAKGHKPNITSYSILLHGYGSEGLLLDMINLFSSMKNNGIVPNCHVFNILIGAYAKCGMMDQAMLIFAEMRGQGVCPDVVTYSTFIAALCRMGRLTDVMDKFSEMIAVGIQPNNVVYHSLIQGCCMHGDLVKAKELVSQMMNKGIPRPNIVFFNSVINSLCKEGRVVDAQDIFDLVIHIGERPDVFTFNSLIDGYGLVGKMDTALGILDAMVSAGVEPDVVTYNTLVNCYFKNGMVDEGLAIFTEMLSKRVKPTTVTYGSILDGLFRAGRTDDAKKRFHEMIQSGITVSVSIYNIILGGLCRNNCASEAITLFHKLGEMNVKFDIKTVNIMIDAMYKVRRREEAKKLFAAISNSGLVPNAYTYSIVIKNLLKEGSLEEAGNIFSSMERIGCAPSSCLINDIIRMLLENGEIAKAGDYLSKVDGKSISLEASTTSLMLSLFSTNGKYREDMKLLPSKYQIFDGLG from the coding sequence ATGTCGCGGCTTGGCCTCCTCCGTCGCagcttctcctccacctccacctcgccgCCACCACGTTCCTGGTCTCCCCACGCTGCCTTTGCGGCGGCCACAGAGCGCGTACGCGCCGGGACGGTCTGCCAAGAAGAGGCACACAACCTGTTCGACGCATTGCTACAGCAGGCCATCCCGGTCCCCGTGCGCTCCCTCAACGGCTTCCTTGCTGCGCTCGCACGTGCTCCGTCCTACGACGACCGCAGAAGCGGCCCCGCTCTCGCCGTGACTCTCTTCAACCGTGTGTGCCGACAAGAGGCGGGTCTGCGGGTGGCGCCACCCACTGTCCATACCTATGGCATCCTCATGGACTGCTGCTGCCGCGCACATCGACCGGACCTAGGGCTTGCCTTCTTCGGCCGTATCCTCAGAATAGGCCTCAAGACAAACCAGATCATCGTCAACACCTTCCTAAAGTGCCTTTGCGATGCAAAACATACACAAGAGGCTGTCAACATGCTGATGCTTCATAGGATGTCCGAGCTTGGTTGTGTGCCTGATGTTATCTCATACAACACAGTTCTGAAGAGGTTATGTGAAGATAGAAGGAGCCAGCAAGCACTTGACCTGCTCCTCATGCTGGCAAGAGAAGGAGGTGGCTGTTCCCCCGACGTGGTGTCATACAGCACGGTCATCCATGGCTTCTTTAGGGAGGGTGATATAGGCAAAGCATGCAATCTCTTCCATGAAATGGTGCAGCGAGGAGTTGTGCCCAGTGTGGTGACATACAGCTCGGTTATTGATGCATTGTGCAAGGCCAGAGCAATGGACAAGGCAGAGCTAATCCTTTGGCAGATGGCTCATAATGGTGTTCGGCCGGATAATGTGACATACAACTGCATGATCCATGGATATTCCACAGCAGGGCGGTGGAAAGAGGCAGCTAAAATGTTCAAAGAAATGACAAGCCTGGGCCTTGTACCAGATATTATTACTTGCAGCTCGTTCATGGCCTCCCTTTGCAAGCATGGAAGAAGCAAAGAAGCTGCAGAAATTTTTGATTCCATGACTGCCAAAGGACACAAACCTAATATCACCTCGTACTCTATTTTGCTACATGGGTATGGCAGTGAAGGTCTTTTACTTGATATGATTAATCTATTCAGTTCAATGAAAAACAACGGTATTGTGCCCAACTGCCATGTTTTCAACATATTAATAGGTGCGTATGCTAAATGTGGAATGATGGATCAAGCTATGCTCATATTTGCCGAAATGCGGGGACAGGGAGTGTGTCCAGATGTAGTCACCTATTCAACTTTCATAGCTGCACTTTGTAGGATGGGTAGACTGACCGATGTTATGGACAAATTCAGTGAGATGATTGCTGTGGGAATACAACCGAACAATGTTGTTTATCATTCCCTAATTCAGGGTTGTTGTATGCATGGTGATCTGGTTAAAGCTAAAGAGTTGGTTTCTCAAATGATGAACAAAGGTATCCCTCGTCCTAACATCGTGTTCTTCAATTCAGTAATAAACAGTCTATGCAAAGAAGGAAGGGTTGTGGATGCACAAGATATATTTGACTTAGTTATACACATTGGTGAGAGGCCAGATGTCTTTACTTTTAATTCACTGATTGACGGGTATGGCTTAGTCGGCAAGATGGATACAGCACTTGGAATACTTGATGCCATGGTCTCAGCAGGTGTTGAGCCTGATGTTGTTACATATAACACACTTGTGAATTGCTATTTTAAAAATGGAATGGTCGATGAAGGTTTGGCTATATTCACAGAAATGTTGTCCAAGAGAGTTAAACCTACAACTGTTACATATGGCAGCATACTGGATGGGTTATTTCGTGCTGGGAGAACTGATGATGCAAAGAAAAGGTTCCATGAGATGATCCAAAGTGGAATAACTGTCAGCGTTTCCATATACAATATAATTCTTGGAGGGCTTTGCAGAAATAATTGTGCCAGCGAAGCAATCACGTTGTTCCATAAATTAGGTGAAATGAATGTGAAGTTTGATATCAAAACAGTCAATATAATGATTGATGCAATGTACAAGGTTCGGAGAAGAGAAGAAGCTAAAAAATTATTTGCTGCAATATCAAACAGTGGGTTGGTACCTAATGCTTATACTTATAGCATAGTGATAAAAAATCTTCTAAAAGAAGGATCACTGGAAGAAGCTGGCAATATCTTTTCATCAATGGAGAGGATTGGTTGTGCTCCTAGCTCCTGTCTTATAAATGATATCATTAGAATGTTGTTGGAAAATGGAGAGATCGCCAAGGCTGGAGATTATTTGTCTAAAGTTGATGGGAAGAGCATCTCACTTGAAGCTTCAACTACTTCGTTGATGCTGTCTCTCTTTTCAACGAATGGGAAATATCGGGAGGATATGAAATTGCTCCCTTCAAAGTATCAAATCTTTGATGGACTTGGTTGA